The DNA region CCGAGGGACTTGGCAAATTCCACTCCAGCTGCACTAGTGATCGTCATTTGGGTGGAAGCATGGATGGGAAAATCGGGCGACAGGTGACGGATGAGACGGCATACACCAATATCTTGAACAATCACCGCATCCACACCTGCGGCAATAATTGTGCGGAGATATTGCTGCGCTTCTGCTAGTTCTTTGGGAAATATTAGTGTGTTGACAGTGACATAACCCTTTACGCCGCGACGGTGCAGAAATGTCATCAATTGGGGTAAGTCCGCCTCAGTAAAATTTTGTGCCCGCATTCTGGCGTTGAAGCGATCCAAACCGAAGTAAATCGCATCTGCCCCATTTTCCACAGCAGCTTTAGCACAGTCCCAGTTACCTGCTGGCGCGAGTAGTTCGGGACGTTGAAGGGAGGTTTGGGAGAAAGGGCGATCGCTTTTCATCAGATTTAGGGAGGGTTAACTAGCACCATAGTGATTTTATCGAAGTTATTAGGGGATGGTGCGTTTTGCCGCAGGCATCGCTATCGCCACGCTAATGTTTTAGTTCACCTGGAGGTGATGAAAAAATGATCCTGGGTTCAAATATTGTGTGTACATTGTCCACTAACATCAGTTATGCTGTAGATAGAGACTCAGCTAAAGGTGAGAATTAGTCATGTCAGAAATATCATCTGCAAAAGATTGTCGTATCGATTTACGAGTTACGCAAGAGCAAAAAGAACTATTAGAACTTGCTGCGAGTCTTAAAGGAATTTCTTTGAGTGCTTATACACTTTTTCATGTTTTGTCAGTTGCCAAGCAAGATATAGATGCAAATGAAAGGCTTGTGCTGTCAAATCGTGATAGAGATTTGTTTATGTCAGTAATGGAAAATCCGCCAGAACTGAAGGGAAAACTCAAATCTGCTATTCACAAATATAGACAGAAGTATGACAAGTGATAGCGAGGCAAGATGGAATTTTGTACCAATTGATAAAACGCATCAAAAAGATTCTTTTGATTGCGGTTATACAATTTTGAATGATTATCTTAAGAAATATGCACGCCAAAATAATAATAAAGGAATTGCTAAAACATTTGTAGCAATTCCGGCATCAGGAAGCTTGAAGATTGATGGCTATTATACTGTCAGTGCCAGCATTATTAAGTATGAATCATTACCGGAATCTTATAATCGTGGAATGCCTGCCTATCCGATTCCAGCAATGCTGATTGGGAGATTAGCTGTAGATAACTTGATTAAAGGACAAGGTTTGGGAGGTGAATTATTAGCTGATGCTTTCTATCGTGCTGTTCGTGCTTCTCAAGAAATTGGTATGTACGCCGTGAGAGTTGATGCTATCGATTTACAAGCAAAGGAATTTTATCTCAAGTATGAGTTTATTCCTTTTCAAGACAATGAACTATCACTATTTCTGCCGATAGCAACCATACTTAGAGAGTTCGGTTAACTTAATTAGGCGAATATTAAAGGATTTAAATTTAGGGTAGATGCCCAAGAAAATTAGAGAGTTAAAAGCTATTTTGTTGAAGGCTGGGTTTGTCTATCGTCCTGCAAAAGGTAGTCATACCTTCTGGACTCACCCATTGATACCTGATGAACCAGTTACGATTGCGGGAAAAGATGGAGACGATGCACCCCGATACTTGGAAAAGCAAGTCAATCGTGTTTTGAAACAATTAGAAGAAATAGAGGAGGAATAATGAGCGATCGCTACAGTATGGTAATTCAATGGTCAGATGAGGATAATTGCTACTTGGTACACTTACCAGAATTTCCTTGGCAGCAATTCCACACTCATGGTAAGAGTTATGAAGAAGCCGCTAAACATGGGCAAGAGGTGATTGAGTCTCTGATTGAATGGTATGAAGAGCAAGGAAAGCCTTTGCCAGAACCAATTACTTTTCCTCAAAAACCGTTAAAAGTAGCTTAAATATTTTTAAGATACTCTGCACTAATAGGGCGATATTAGCCCTCATTTATCTACAACGATTGCTTGCCTATGTTGCTCAATTAGTCAACAATATCTACCCTTGATCCACCCAAAGTTACAAAATTTGATGAATACTCTCTACAACCTGCTCAATAAAATCTACTGTATCACCAACCATTGATTCGTCGATATACCAGCGATTACCTATGTTGAGGGTAGGATCTATATCTGCTTCATGAGCAATTTTATTTCTGCGATCCACAATTAAAGCAAGTTGTTGCTTAATATTTTTAGAAGGCTGACTCATTTTAGTAGCAACTTCATCCCACAATTTTTTATCCGAAATTTGTCTGATTGCATCAGCTATTTTGTCAGGTTGCTGAAAGCTTTGATAACTTAAACGTTCTCGAATCTCGTCTTCTAACCATGAAGTATTATTTAATCTGTTCAAAATACTATTTGATATAGCTGGAATTAAACCAGAAATAGTATGAGACTGCTGTAAAAAGTTAGCTCCATAAACCTGCTGTATATCACTCTCTATCCAAGAGGCAATATCTATGGCTATTCTTCTATCCTCACGGGCGCTTCCCAAGGAAACTTGAAAACGGGAAAAGGCCGATTGAGCGGTATTAGCTGAAGATGTTGGTTCAGCACGTTGTCCTCGATGAATTTCCAGCATACCCAATGTGACAACCTCATGAATATAATAATCCAAGGCACTAACAGTTAGAACTAGAGCAGCTCGTAAAATGTCTGAAAGATCCAAAGCAGCAGTAGCTTGAGTCTTGACGGAAGTATGAAGAGCAATCAGATCCCGAACACGCTGGATACTAATGCGAAATTGGTCAAGCGCTGACTGCATAACTGGATGATAGTGCAATAATTTTATCTGCTAAGTCAGAAAAAGTTTTTTTAAACTCCTCTTGCTTTGCCTGATTATTATCTAACACCTTGCCTTTTTGATTTAACTGATCAGGTGTTAGCGCATAAACAGGTGTCCTGTGTTGCTGTGATAGAGCAATTAAGCTGTTAAAGTTAGAAATTTTTGTCAGGGTAAAATTCCTATTAATATCCTGATTAGAATAGACATTATTAGGCAATAGCAGATTATTATCACGTAAAATTGGAACTAGTTGAGAAACAACTCTTCGCTCAATTTTCTCTATCCATGTTTGAAATGCTGCTGTTTCTTTACCCCTAATAATTCTATAGTTTTGAACTATCGTTCCTAAAAATTTCAAGGTAAATTCTGGAAATGGATAAGTAGCTTCCTTTAATATAGGGTTTCCGCTTGCCATCCTTGCCCAATTACACCACTTTGGTAAAATCCTAGATAGAGAATCAATTGCCATCACAGAAAAGAAATCAGCAGTTGTAGGCACTAAGAAAAAGTCACTTGTCATTAGTAAGTTCTGATTAATTGCTCCTAAACTTGGACTCATATCAATCAGAATATAGTCAGCATTAAATTTATTAGCAGTTTTTTCTAAGAGATCAGAAATAGCACCTGGCAAGTTTTTGAGTGTCTGAATTGATCCACTGAGTTCCTGTGCGATACCTAACGTTACTTCGTATTCAGCAAAGCCGACATGACCAGGTAATAAAAATAAACCTTCTTGTCCTTCTATCGGAATACAATCTACAGCTTCAATAGCCCGTGGCTGTGACTCAAAAGCAGCAGCCAAGCCAGTTTTTATATTTGAATGTGTATTGTAGATGTTTTCTATCCTTGTTTCGTCATCTTCAGTTTCTTCTTTTAAAGCTATTCCTGTTAGATTACATTGAGGATCTGTATCTACAAGGATAACTCTTTTACCCTTTGAAGCAAGCATCCAACCTAAATTAAAAGTCGTTGTGGTCTTACTGACACCACCCTTGTGATTGAATAAGGCAATCTTATAAACCATCTTATTTTGCTTTTGATACTTCTGAAATATTTTGAGTACAGGTATCATTTCAGAACCTGTATGACTTAAATATAGCTTCTAAAAAGCTTAGACAACAGCAAGGTTTTTAACGCACCCTTATGCCAATCCTTCAATATCAGCACTTTCCTCTTCCGATTCAACAGGCTCAAACTTCACTTTGTTATATAAATCCTGTAAGGAAATCTCAAAAGGTACGGTTACAAGTGCGATCGCTTCATCTTCTTCATCATATTCACGAAGCGTCCATTGCTTTTTCCCCGTTTTAGAAAATTGATCTACATGAATTCGAGTTGGGTCAATTAATAGGTATTCTTGGAAAGTTGAAATAGTTCGGTAAGCCTGAAATTTATCTTCGCGGTCATACCCTTTGGTCGATTTTGATAAAACCTCAACAATAATCTGTGGATTAAGAATTATATCCTTTCGGTTGTTAAAAAACTCTGGTTCACCCGCCAGAATCATCACATCTGGATAAGTGTAGGTACGCTTTTGGAGTATCCATAGACGAACATCACCCATAAAAACCCGGTAGTTCTGCTTTTTAAAAGCGAAATTTAACTCAGTACTTAAGTTGAGTGCTATTTGATTATGATTTACTGTTCCACCCGCCATAGGAATTATTTCCCCATCAATGTATTCACTTTTGTAGTCAGCAGCTTCTTCTAGCTCTAAATATTCCTCTGGGGTATAGTATCGCTGTTTTGTTATTTGCATAATTTTATCAGGTAGCAATGTTTAACGATACGCAGCGTCTAATGACTCATGTTTACTGAACAGTTTAACGTGGTTAGATAGAGATGTTATGTGCTTTGTACAAAGTGAGCGTAGGCGCAGCCCAAACTAGGTAAGCTAAAACACATCTAATTTGCATATTAACCCAAGTTGCTAGTTACTCTTATGGGCGATCGCTTTGGGACAGTAAAGCAATAAAATGCCCTCCAAGAAGAGAAAATTAGGAGGGCTAAATGCTAAACGAAATAATTTCCATATATGCTATCATAGACGACCTGTTAAAGGCGATTGGGCATAATGAAGATTGTCGTCGAGAGATGAATGACGCAGAAATTATTACAACGGCAATAACATCGGCGATGTTCTTTAATGGTAATCATAGTAAGGCTTGTACCTATATGAAAGAACATAAGTTGATATCTAATATGTTAGAAAAGTCACGATTTAACCGGAGATTACACAGTGTCTCAATGTTAATCAACGACTTGTTTCATCAAGTGGGAATGGCACTGAAGGAAATTAGTGATTCCACTGAATATCTTTTAGACTCGTTCCCAGTGCCCATCTGCGATAACATCCGTATCTTTAATGTAAAAATAATACAGTCGGCGCAGTATAGAGGTTACATCGCATCGAAAAAACGATATTTTTACGGGGTTCGAGTTCAGTTATTAACAACCAAAAATGGTATTCCTGTCGAATTTGTGTTTATGCCTGGTAGTGCCAACGATGTACGTGCTTTAAATGCCTTACCCTTGAATCTACCACCTGGTAGTGAAATTTATGGTGATTCAGCTTACACCGACTACACGATTGAGGATGACTTGGAACAAACAAGTCACATTTCTTTAAAAGTCATGAGGAAAAAGAACTCCAAGCGTCAAGACCAGCCTTGGAATCAATATATTAAACAACATACTCGGCATTATATCGAAACTGTGTTTAGTAGTATCACTTGTGTTTTTCCAAAATCAATACATGCAGTCACTTATCAAGGGTTTTTACTTAAGCTACAAGCATTCATTTTTTCTTTTACTCTTCAACAAGCTTTTATTGAATAAGTAATTTATACAACTAATAGGCATTTAAGTAGCTGAATGCTGGCAACAATGGCATCGGCACGTTGGCGCTAGGCACCAACTTTGTTGTACGCGATCGCATGAATTGAGTGATAACAAGTGCATATCAGTCGATAACCAGCAACTTGGGTTATTAAAATTTTCTCAATATCTTGTGGGGTGGGCATCTTGCCCGCCCTGATTATGCAACTTGAATGCCGATTAGCTTATTACTATTTAAATTCACAAAGTAGCTCACATCCTATTGATAACCAGCTGCTTGTAACAGAAACAACTTGGCATAACGTCCTCCTAACTGTAACAATTCTTTGTGAGTTCCTTGTTCTATAACTTCTCCGTTTTCTATAACTAGAATTTTGTCAGCCATTCTTACGGTCGAGAAGCGATGAGAAATCAAAAGCACCATCTGATTTTGAGTAATAGCGCGAAAATGATTGAAAATTTCAAACTCAGCTTGGGCATCTATTGCTGATGTTGGTTCATCTAACACCAAGATATCTGCTTGCGATCGCATAAAAGCACGAGACAGCGCAATTTTCTGCCACTGTCCCCCAGAAAGTTCCTGTCCTCCCTTAAACCAACGACCAAGTTGAGTCTGGAAGCTTTGGGGTAATTGGTCAATAAAAGATTGGGCCATGCCTTTTTCAGCAGCAGTTTTCCACTGTGTTTTGTTTTCGAGATGTTCTACATCGCCCACGCCAATATTTTCCCCCACAGTGAACTGGTAACGGACAAAGTTCTGAAAAATCACACCAATCCGACGCCGCAGCACATCCACATCCCATTCTTGCAAATCCAAGCCATCTAAGAAAATTCGCCCAGAGTCAGGGGTGTAGAGTCGGGTAAGTAGTTTGATTAAGGTAGTCTTACCGGAACCATTTTCACCGACAATTGCTAGTTTCTCTCTAGGTTTCAAATGCAGCGAAATATTTGTCAACGCTGGTTTGGAACTTCCTGGATAAGTAAATGAGACGTTCTCAAAACGGATGCCATCTTGAGGATTTAAACCAATAGTTGCCTTACCCCAAGATTTTGGTACTTCTTCTTCCAGGAAATCGTAGAGATTTGAGAGATATAGGTTATCTTCATACATCCCTCCAATAGAAGTAAGGGCATTGGAGAAAGTAGACTGTCCTTGGCGAAACACAGTCAGATACATTGTCATATCTCCCAAGGAAATCTTACCTAGCACCGTTTCCAGGACAATCCAAGCATAAGCTAAGTAAAAAGCAGCAGTACTAACTAAACCCAGCAGATACCCCCATAATCCTCGCCGCAGAGTCAAATCGCGGTCTTCGCCATAGAGTTGATCGAACAGGTTGCGGTAACGCCCTAGCAACATCTCTCCCAGTTGGTAGAGTTTGACTTCTGTGACAAAATCTTCTCTTGCTAGCAGATTTTCTAAGTAGTTCTGTTGACGAGTTTCTGGTGCACGCCAACTAAACAAGCGAAAGCCTTCTCCAGCAAACTTTGTTTCGGAAATAAATACAGGCATAGCTGCCAAAATCAGCACCACCACCGCCCAACCTGAGAAATTTACTAACAAAATGCCGTAGGTGAATAGGGAAAGGGCATTTTGCACTAACCCAAAGGTACGGTTTACTAAAGAAAGGGGACGAACTGATGCTTCTCGGCGGGCATTGGTCAATTTGTCATAAAATTCTGAGTCTTCAAACTGCCTAAGATCAAGTGTCAGCGCCTTTTCTAAGATTAGTACATTCACTCGCTGACCCATTAGCGCCCGCAATAACGACTGACAAATGGTGATTCCCCGTTGACTGCCTGCTAGTAAAATTACAGCGATCGCTTCTAATCCTACATAAGATAGAGAAGGATAAATATTGACAAAACCATTACTCTGTGAGTTAACTTGAGAGGCAAGTACCACTGCATCCACAATTAACTTACTGATGTAAGATATCGCCCCCGGTAAAAGACCAGCAACTATTGTTAAACTAGCCAGAAGAATAGTAAGCGATCGGCTAGTAGTCCATACTAGGCTTACAGCCCGTCCACTGTAGCGGAAAACCGTTAGTGATTGGCGCAGGATATTTCTTTTTTTTTAATCTTCATTTTTCTTGCCGCGAGATACCCCAGCTTGGGCGGATCTACTTAACTCTATATTAATCTTTATAAATTTTACAATACGGAAACTTCCCGTATAATAAATAGTTAGGTGGTAAACAGTTTGACTTAAAGTTAATTTCCTAGAAACCTCCGTGTTTATTGAAACTAGTAAAGGTCGAATAGAGTTTTTCCTTGACGAAAAGTTGGGACATTTTGCTTCGACTTTCGATCTTCCTTTATGGTCATGTTTTCAATCAAGATACAGTCGTCCAGATCTCATCGGGTCAAAAGTTTTCCTCGTTCTGCAAGGTGTGCATGAGACCAAAGATTTAGAGTATAGCTGGGAAAGCCTACCCTGTTATGTAGAAATATTGAGATAACGAGGGAGTGGTGGCAATACGGTTCGGATAAGGTTTTTTGATGACACGCCCTAGATCCAAAGACGCGATAAATCGCCGTCTTTACAATAATCAGTCCTTTGTAGAGACGGCGATTTATCGCGTCTCTTGCCTTAACCGAACCGTATTGGGAGTGGTGGGATACGCGCCGCAGTGACTTCCAACTTTACTCATCTCAAGCAGTTGTAAAAGAAACCTCCCAAGGAGATGCCAAAATTGCATCTCAACGACTAGAGATTATTCGCAATCTTGCGTTACTCGATCTGAACCAACCTGTACTTGATTTAGCAGAGCAATTTTTGGAAGGCAGTAGTCTTCCCGCAAAAGCTGATGTTGATGCTGTTCATATTGCAGTCGCAACAGTTCACAGTATGGATTACCTTTACATGGAACTGTAAGCACATAGCCAATGCCCAAATTCAAAGAAAATTGGCAGAAATCAGTCTTGATTTTGGA from Nostoc commune NIES-4072 includes:
- a CDS encoding GNAT family N-acetyltransferase, which translates into the protein MTSDSEARWNFVPIDKTHQKDSFDCGYTILNDYLKKYARQNNNKGIAKTFVAIPASGSLKIDGYYTVSASIIKYESLPESYNRGMPAYPIPAMLIGRLAVDNLIKGQGLGGELLADAFYRAVRASQEIGMYAVRVDAIDLQAKEFYLKYEFIPFQDNELSLFLPIATILREFG
- a CDS encoding type II toxin-antitoxin system HicB family antitoxin — translated: MSDRYSMVIQWSDEDNCYLVHLPEFPWQQFHTHGKSYEEAAKHGQEVIESLIEWYEEQGKPLPEPITFPQKPLKVA
- a CDS encoding Uma2 family endonuclease gives rise to the protein MQITKQRYYTPEEYLELEEAADYKSEYIDGEIIPMAGGTVNHNQIALNLSTELNFAFKKQNYRVFMGDVRLWILQKRTYTYPDVMILAGEPEFFNNRKDIILNPQIIVEVLSKSTKGYDREDKFQAYRTISTFQEYLLIDPTRIHVDQFSKTGKKQWTLREYDEEDEAIALVTVPFEISLQDLYNKVKFEPVESEEESADIEGLA
- a CDS encoding IS982 family transposase; this translates as MLNEIISIYAIIDDLLKAIGHNEDCRREMNDAEIITTAITSAMFFNGNHSKACTYMKEHKLISNMLEKSRFNRRLHSVSMLINDLFHQVGMALKEISDSTEYLLDSFPVPICDNIRIFNVKIIQSAQYRGYIASKKRYFYGVRVQLLTTKNGIPVEFVFMPGSANDVRALNALPLNLPPGSEIYGDSAYTDYTIEDDLEQTSHISLKVMRKKNSKRQDQPWNQYIKQHTRHYIETVFSSITCVFPKSIHAVTYQGFLLKLQAFIFSFTLQQAFIE
- a CDS encoding ABC transporter ATP-binding protein, giving the protein MLRQSLTVFRYSGRAVSLVWTTSRSLTILLASLTIVAGLLPGAISYISKLIVDAVVLASQVNSQSNGFVNIYPSLSYVGLEAIAVILLAGSQRGITICQSLLRALMGQRVNVLILEKALTLDLRQFEDSEFYDKLTNARREASVRPLSLVNRTFGLVQNALSLFTYGILLVNFSGWAVVVLILAAMPVFISETKFAGEGFRLFSWRAPETRQQNYLENLLAREDFVTEVKLYQLGEMLLGRYRNLFDQLYGEDRDLTLRRGLWGYLLGLVSTAAFYLAYAWIVLETVLGKISLGDMTMYLTVFRQGQSTFSNALTSIGGMYEDNLYLSNLYDFLEEEVPKSWGKATIGLNPQDGIRFENVSFTYPGSSKPALTNISLHLKPREKLAIVGENGSGKTTLIKLLTRLYTPDSGRIFLDGLDLQEWDVDVLRRRIGVIFQNFVRYQFTVGENIGVGDVEHLENKTQWKTAAEKGMAQSFIDQLPQSFQTQLGRWFKGGQELSGGQWQKIALSRAFMRSQADILVLDEPTSAIDAQAEFEIFNHFRAITQNQMVLLISHRFSTVRMADKILVIENGEVIEQGTHKELLQLGGRYAKLFLLQAAGYQ
- a CDS encoding HEPN domain-containing protein, with protein sequence MQSALDQFRISIQRVRDLIALHTSVKTQATAALDLSDILRAALVLTVSALDYYIHEVVTLGMLEIHRGQRAEPTSSANTAQSAFSRFQVSLGSAREDRRIAIDIASWIESDIQQVYGANFLQQSHTISGLIPAISNSILNRLNNTSWLEDEIRERLSYQSFQQPDKIADAIRQISDKKLWDEVATKMSQPSKNIKQQLALIVDRRNKIAHEADIDPTLNIGNRWYIDESMVGDTVDFIEQVVESIHQIL
- a CDS encoding type II toxin-antitoxin system TacA family antitoxin, with the protein product MSEISSAKDCRIDLRVTQEQKELLELAASLKGISLSAYTLFHVLSVAKQDIDANERLVLSNRDRDLFMSVMENPPELKGKLKSAIHKYRQKYDK
- a CDS encoding ParA family protein, which gives rise to MVYKIALFNHKGGVSKTTTTFNLGWMLASKGKRVILVDTDPQCNLTGIALKEETEDDETRIENIYNTHSNIKTGLAAAFESQPRAIEAVDCIPIEGQEGLFLLPGHVGFAEYEVTLGIAQELSGSIQTLKNLPGAISDLLEKTANKFNADYILIDMSPSLGAINQNLLMTSDFFLVPTTADFFSVMAIDSLSRILPKWCNWARMASGNPILKEATYPFPEFTLKFLGTIVQNYRIIRGKETAAFQTWIEKIERRVVSQLVPILRDNNLLLPNNVYSNQDINRNFTLTKISNFNSLIALSQQHRTPVYALTPDQLNQKGKVLDNNQAKQEEFKKTFSDLADKIIALSSSYAVSA
- a CDS encoding type II toxin-antitoxin system HicA family toxin is translated as MPKKIRELKAILLKAGFVYRPAKGSHTFWTHPLIPDEPVTIAGKDGDDAPRYLEKQVNRVLKQLEEIEEE